In Dromaius novaehollandiae isolate bDroNov1 chromosome 14, bDroNov1.hap1, whole genome shotgun sequence, a genomic segment contains:
- the EARS2 gene encoding nondiscriminating glutamyl-tRNA synthetase EARS2, mitochondrial: MARALRALRAAAGPGPGPGPGPGPGPGPRVRFGPSPTGFLHLGGLRTALYNYIFAKKHQGTFILRVEDTDQNRVVPGAAEGIEDMLDWAGIPPDESPRRGGSFGPYQQSHRLDLYKRASEVLLENGTAYRCFCTPQRLELLKKEALRNQQTPRYDNRCRHLTSKEVAEKLSQGFEWIVRFRLEKGVEPFRDLVYGWSKHEVADVEGDPVILKGDGFPTYHLANVVDDHYMGISHVLRGTEWLTSTSKHLLLYRAFGWDPPQFGHLPLLLNKDGGKLSKRQGDIFLERFAQDGYLPEALLDIITHCGSGFAENQMGRTLEELILQFEIGRITTHSALLDLEKLPEFNRIHLTRQIENEGLRQKLIRDLQLLVESVYGDQHVDKEVLEKNYVERVLLLRKGHISLLKNLVSCDYSYLWVRPSVSREQLQTISAEVDEIGKLVTGLMRRQAAVLTVEELNKDLKSLQKQTRETKYSSVMKLLRLALSGKQHGPSVAEMMVTLGPTEVCERMHKALSS; this comes from the exons ATggcgcgggcgctgcgggcgctgcgtgcggcggcgggaccgggaccgggaccgggaccgggaccgggaccgggaccgggaccgcgCGTGCGCTTCGGGCCCAGCCCCACAG GTTTTCTCCACTTGGGTGGCCTTCGCACTGCTTTATACAATTATATTTTTGCCAAAAAACACCAAGGGACTTTCATTTTGAGAGTGGAGGATACAGATCAAAATCGAGTGGTGCCTGGAGCTGCAGAAGGAATAGAAGATATGCTGGATTGGGCAG GTATTCCACCTGATGAGAGTCCTCGCCGGGGTGGTTCTTTCGGACCCTACCAACAGTCACACAGGCTCGACCTTTATAAGAGAGCCAGTGAAGTGCTTTTGGAAAACGGCACAGCTTATCGCTGCTTTTGTACCCCTCAGCGTCTGGAACTGCTGAAGAAGGAGGCTTTGCGGAATCAACAGACCCCACG GTATGACAACCGGTGTCGGCACCTGACATCCAAAGAAGTGGCTGAGAAACTGTCACAAGGTTTTGAGTGGATAGTCCGATTCCGGCTCGAGAAGGGTGTGGAGCCCTTCCGGGACCTGGTCTACGGCTGGAGCAAGCACGAAGTGGCCGATGTGGAAGGTGATCCGGTGATTCTCAAGGGAGATGGCTTCCCGACTTACCACCTGGCAAATGTGGTGGATGACCATTACATGGGAATCAGCCATGTTTTGCGTGGAACTGAGTGGCTTACTTCCACATCCAAGCACCTCCTTCTCtacagagcctttggctgggatCCTCCTCAGTTTGGTCACCTCCCGCTGCTTCTGAACAAAGATGGCGGTAAACTGTCCAAAAGGCAAGGGGACATTTTTCTGGAGCGTTTCGCTCAGGATGGCTACTTGCCAGAGGCTCTGCTGGACATTATAACCCACTGTGGCTCTGGATTTGCAG AGAATCAGATGGGGAGGACTTTGGAAGAGCTGATCTTGCAGTTTGAAATAGGCAGAATTACGACCCATTCTGCCCTACTGGATCTTGAAAAACTCCCAGAATTCAACAG GATTCACCTCACCCGCCAAATCGAGAATGAGGGGCTACGACAGAAGTTAATTAGAGACTTGCAGTTGCTGGTGGAGAGTGTCTATGGGGATCAACATGTGGATAAAGAGGTTCTAGAAAAGAATTATGTGGAGCGAGTCCTTCTGCTGAGAAAA GGTCACATAAGCCTCCTGAAGAACCTGGTGTCATGTGATTATTCTTACTTATGGGTTAGGCCCTCCGTGTCTCGAGAGCAGCTACAAACTATTTCTGCAGAAGTAGATGAAATAGGAAAACTAGTCACAGG GCTCATGAGAAGGCAGGCAGCTGTTTTGACTGTGGAGGAGTTGAACAAAGACCTGAAAAGCCTCCAGAAGCAAACTAGAGAGACTAAGTACAGCAGCGTGATGAAGCTCCTTCGCTTGGCGCTCAGTGGAAAGCAg CATGGACCAAGTGTTGCTGAAATGATGGTGACTTTGGGACCCACAGAAGTGTGTGAAAGGATGCACAAAGCACTGTCTAGCTAA
- the UBFD1 gene encoding ubiquitin domain-containing protein UBFD1 encodes MAAAASPSADGAEEPGMEAEELPLGGGGGGEGGAAGRPPEAEERPDLSQASVSNGSDSESGKELVELKVIWNKNKYDVKFRLDSTGADLKQKIHSLTGLPPAMQKVMFKGLLPEEKTLREIKVTNGAKIMVVGSTINDVLAVNTPKEAAQQEVKAEENKKEPLCRQKQHRKVLDKGKPDDVMPSVKGVQERLPTVPLSGMYNKSGGKVRLTFKLEQDQLWIGTKERTEKLPMGSIKNVVSEPIEGHEDYHMMAFQLGPTEASYYWVYWVPTQYVDAIKDTVLGKWQYF; translated from the exons ATGGCCGCTGCCGCCTCTCCCTCCGCCGATG GTGCCGAGGAGCCGGGCATGGAGGCGGAGGAGCTGccgctgggcggcggcggcggcggggagggcggcgcggcggggcggccgcccgaGGCGGAGGAGCGGCCGGACCTCTCGCAGGCGTCTGTCAGCAACGGCAGCGACTCGGAGAGCGGGAAGGAGCTGGTGGAGTTAAAGGTCATCTGGAACAAGAACAAGTACGACGTGAAGTTCCGCCTGGACAGCACGGGGGCCGACCTGAAGCAGAAGATCCACTCGCTCACAG GCCTCCCACCTGCTATGCAGAAAGTTATGTTCAAGGGACTTCTACCGGAGGAGAAAACGTTACGAGAAATCAAAGTGACAAATGGTGCAAAGATAATGGTTGTTGGATCTACTATCAATGATGTTTTAGCAGTAAATACACCCAAAGAAGCTGCTCAACAGGAGGTCAaggctgaagaaaataaaaaggagccCCTTTGCAGACAAAAG CAACACAGAAAAGTATTGGATAAAGGCAAACCTGATGATGTGATGCCTTCTGTTAAAGGTGTTCAG GAGCGCCTGCCAACAGTGCCGTTATCTGGCATGTACAACAAGTCAGGGGGGAAAGTAAGATTGACCTTCAAACTTGAGCAAGACCAGCTATGGATTGGTACAAAAG AGAGAACGGAAAAGTTACCCATGGGGTCCATTAAAAATGTGGTGAGTGAACCTATTGAAGGACATGAGGATTATCACATGATG GCGTTTCAGCTGGGCCCAACAGAAGCATCTTACTACTGGGTCTATTGGGTACCAACTCAATATGTTGATGCAATCAAAGACACGGTGCTGGGGAAATGGCAGTATTTTTGA